From a single Leishmania major strain Friedlin complete genome, chromosome 27 genomic region:
- a CDS encoding conserved hypothetical protein (previous protein_id=AAZ09817.1), translated as MRLRSPCGVKGIAADALVDLVQSCYPSATVLFTSVANNVAAADNSELRISSSLDAWQAKLHTRRAWRQGLSVDTPGFQRILARRHIVPARSAEAAASSWWALLYAADATNRPRVALPRQPSQSLPPSHIAHPILCCPDAIVYIGGVEVRDVTQVVAPTLVDAVTRVEAPHSTVGAASATHRAERQAPSYCRRRVDWPTVWADKRCAMRGADLLELSLAVPSDLGHRHADVRERVLVSIANPDVTLADLQRQPHAGRRGPLRTSFGFSLPCVQAALPAAVIRAVRVLRRWQRDVAHCIPSTSAFWVSSIGHLLETSVGDAASPLTQWAEACTRQEQELGMSETQMRHLFAIVQPDSDQTSTRVPLPEDATKLLTFLLTSTVLQLACTSPLEAWNGTNYFLPAERFDGTTDAEVLLRTMRSVAGTHLTFPIFSSLYGSPCGAEQGPLSQSSP; from the coding sequence ATGAGGCTACGGAGCCCATGCGGCGTAAAAGGGATAGCAGCCGATGCACTCGTCGACCTTGTCCAAAGCTGCTACCCGTCCGCCACTGTCCTGTTCACCTCGGTGGCGAATAATGTTGCCGCTGCAGATAACAGTGAGCTCCGCATCTCCAGTTCGCTCGACGCATGGCAGGCAAagctgcacacacgccgagCTTGGAGGCAAGGTCTGAGCGTAGACACCCCTGGGTTTCAGCGCATCTTGGCACGCCGCCACATCGTCCCTGCCAGATCGGCAGAGGCTGCAGCCTCATCATGGTGGGCGCTACTGTACGCTGCCGACGCTACAAACCGCCCACGTGTTGCCCTTCCTCGACAGCCATCGCAGTCATTGCCGCCGTCTCATATCGCACACCCTATCCTCTGCTGCCCAGACGCCATCGTGTACatcggcggcgtcgaggtgCGGGATGTGACGCAAGTGGTGGCGCCAACGCTTGTGGATGCGGTGACCAGAGTTGAAGCGCCGCACAGCACCGTCGGCGCGGCGTCCGCCACACACCGCGCAGAGCGACAGGCACCCAGCTACTGCCGGCGACGCGTTGACTGGCCTACCGTATGGGCGGATAAGCGGTGCGCTATGCGCGGGGCCGACTTGCTGGAGCTCTCACTCGCCGTGCCGAGCGACTTAGGCCACCGCCATGCGGATGTTCGTGAACGCGTGTTAGTCTCCATTGCGAATCCTGATGTCACCTTGGCAGATCTGCAGCGTCAGCCACACGCCGGGCGTCGCGGGCCGCTTCGAACGTCCTTTGGGTTTTCGCTTCCCTGCGTTCAAGCCGCCCTACCAGCTGCGGTGATACGTGCCGttcgtgtgctgcgccggtggcagCGAGACGTGGCGCACTGCATTCCGAGCACGAGTGCCTTCTGGGTCTCCTCGATCGGCCATCTGCTGGAGACTAGTGTCGGCGACGCAGCCTCTCCACTGACGCAGTGGGCGGAAGCATGTACGCGGCAGGAACAGGAGTTGGGGATGTCGGAGACGCAGATGCGCCACCTTTTCGCCATCGTACAACCCGACAGCGATCAAACAAGCACCCGAGTACCGCTTCCCGAGGACGCAACGAAGCTGCTCACGTTTCTCCTCACTTCCACTGTCCTACAGCTGGCGTGTACGTCGCCGTTGGAAGCGTGGAACGGCACGAACTACTTCCTCCCAGCAGAACGGTTTGATGGCACCACGGACGCCGAGGTGTTGCTGCGCACCATGCGCAGTGTCGCAGGGACACACCTAACCTTTCCCATCTTCTCTAGCCTCTACGGCTCACCGTGCGGTGCAGAACAGGGTCCTTTGAGCCAGTCCTCCCCATAG